One stretch of Streptomyces sp. A2-16 DNA includes these proteins:
- a CDS encoding bifunctional DNA primase/polymerase — MGFTIGGIREIRSGTRRRGRSSECTAVAEFTGLWGWDVVPGARASAGACSCGRADCRRPGAHPLDFAPPVPAGATLDDVTKAWAEFPGASVMLPVGRAFDVIEVAEPAGRRALVRLERMGLPLGPVTATPEGRAQFFVAPGAASDLTELLYRMGWDDAASLDLRGLGPGSHITAPPSDRGGLGPVRWLRPPSLDTATKPPAARLLLGTLAYVAHRSRA; from the coding sequence ATGGGCTTCACGATCGGCGGCATTCGGGAGATTCGTTCCGGCACGCGCAGGCGCGGCCGCTCCTCGGAGTGCACCGCCGTCGCCGAGTTCACCGGACTCTGGGGCTGGGACGTCGTCCCGGGCGCGCGGGCCTCGGCCGGCGCCTGCTCCTGCGGTCGCGCGGACTGCCGCCGACCCGGCGCCCACCCCCTCGACTTCGCGCCCCCGGTACCGGCCGGGGCCACGCTCGACGACGTGACCAAGGCGTGGGCCGAGTTCCCCGGCGCCTCGGTGATGCTGCCGGTCGGCCGCGCCTTCGACGTCATCGAGGTCGCCGAACCGGCCGGGCGCCGCGCCCTGGTCCGTCTGGAGCGCATGGGCCTGCCCCTCGGCCCGGTGACCGCGACCCCCGAGGGCCGCGCCCAGTTCTTCGTCGCCCCCGGCGCCGCGTCGGACCTGACCGAACTCCTCTACCGCATGGGCTGGGACGACGCCGCCTCCCTGGACCTGCGCGGCCTGGGCCCCGGCAGCCACATCACGGCCCCGCCGTCGGACCGCGGCGGCCTGGGACCGGTCCGGTGGCTGCGACCGCCGTCACTGGACACGGCGACGAAGCCACCGGCGGCGAGGCTGCTGCTGGGGACCCTGGCGTACGTGGCGCACCGCTCGCGCGCATAG